TACTTAGAATTTGGAAACCCCAGTGACCAAGCCACGTTCGTTGatgatatcataaaaaaatatttcgccaACAACACAGATATTAATggtttaattgaatattttaccgATGCTCTAGTTGCGTTTCCAATAACGCTTACATCGGAGCATTCATCGCAAAAATCTGACGCCACAGTGTTCAACTATTATTTCAAGTATGATTCTATAAGAAACTTGAATAAATTCCTCACTCGACTGCCAACGGAGCCAGGAGCCAGTCATGGAGACGACTTACTTTATATGTTCCAACCAGCTGTTTTTGCCGCTTTGCCTTCCACTCGGACAGTTGCTAAAATGATTGCAACAATCACAAAATTATGGACAAGCTTTGCTAAAACTGGGTAAGTTGTCAacaatatgtacttatattgtaagtattcctttattgtaaaaagtttgttATGTTCCATTTTCATTGCTTTCAGTAAACCGACAATATCTAACACTAATTGGAGACCAAGTAAAGAGAGGTTGAACTTTCTAGAAATTGACAACAGAGAAATCAAAATGATAACTTTACCAAACCAAGATCGCATGGACTTTTGGAAGAAAGCTTATGAAAAATTTGGAAGAAGagtgtgaaaataataaacaacaaaagttgtagtaggtactaaaataagTTAGGTAATACCTAATAGGCATCATTAATGTATCAACGTTAAAATGAGGCTAAATACATAGTGATTATACTCCGGGtgaagaaaatatacaaataaataaaccttcttttcagtcgggtaaaaagaatttatttttttatttagttttagataaagccGTTGTTATCACTTTTGTTTAGAATATAACTGTTCTGATCGTTAATAGTTAGGtacacttttttgaaaaataaaataaaagtcgaGATAGtatttatacaatttaatttattgataataaaacttaacaatTAGTGTAGAATACGTTATACTGTATACACAAATATGAGGCTTCATTCAGCCTTGTGGTGGAGGTTTGATTACATGACGGTCAAGGATTGGAGTGGTCGTCTCTGGAGGCATCGGGGGACTCGGCAGCTCATTCAACTTCTTCGTCAGCCATATCATGAAGTACACGAACAGACCCACACCAGAGACCCTGAGAATAAATCAAATTGTATtaactactagcttctgccctgataaaaagtagcatataccTAGCCTTAGTCGATAAATGGGCTTGtagcactgaaatattttttcacatcggtccccgtagttcctgagattagcgcgttcaagcaaataaacacacaaattcttcacgtttataatatagtacctacctaccgcTTCTCACATAGAAATACTTACTGGCGATTTTTCAGTTGTTGAACCCTTTCACAGCCTACAATTACAACCTCACTTTGTAGGTAACTGACGATTAACGTCTGCACATATGAAATCACAttctttcaatataaattataaaattctcTTAAAACTTACATGCCAAACATCTTGATTTTGTAGGATTTGTCGATATTTCAAGGCAACATTTGGAGAAGACTATGCAATCACCTAATACAATGAAGCAAAGACTGCCGACATTCGTTACAATGAGACTGATGCCCAGCTGTAAAACTTGCTCTACACCACATACAAACGTAAAGCAGAAATATATTCTCCTACGTCATAGgcattaatattgaatttacaCCTTGAGACCTACCTAAATTCTTCAATGaagttagtaggtatattataactATAGTTTCGCTATAATCATCCTTTTTCAGAAATCTCTGGCTAGGTCTGAAGATGACCATTTTCAGTTCTGAAGTACTTTGATATTTCTTCTGTTCTGAAGTTCCTACTTACctagttaggtacctaattagctatttattaaaactggGAATCTACTTTCTAACATATCTCTCCAGCTCTCCGCTATTAGTGGACAATAAACCTATCTATAAACAactattgtttgttttcaaacatCGATAGAATTATGGTGCCAAGAAATCGTTCGCGTGCCttcatattatttacctaaCAACTCccttattaaatattgtataagaTTATTCCTGCTCGGCAAACGTCAAAATGTGTAACTGCTCTAAAGAAGAATTGAATTCCGTGGAAATAACACATATTGCATTTACAAGTAGATATTAGGTAGTTACCTCCTAAGTTAAGTAGATATATCTTACGTACCTATATTTAGTAATAAATTGATGAAATCGTTCTGATCAGCCTTGCAGTTTTGGCGGTACTGCATGTCGGTCATAAAAGGGCGTCGTTATCTCAGGCGGCTCAACAGGAGGACTTGGGAGCAAATTCAACTGCTTCGTGATCCATACCATGGCGTATACGAATACGGCAGCACCGGCGACcctaataatatcaaaaaaatatatttatttaataagtaatagGAAGGACTAACAGCTAAAAAACACAGACAGGGAACAGTAAGTTAATCTGAGGGCTAATAACAAGTCCTCACTTATATGGGGTTATAATAGtttaatgcccattttcacctaAATTTTGGGATCTCTTAAGATCATTTAGTACCTacgaatttcattttcaccgaagtttaagtgtcccttataataTAAGCTTTACTATCGGGGGAGCCTTTATTCTAAGTGACatttagttagggaaacgttaagagattgttggtgaaaacgggcatcaaaaactaaaaagacacgctagtcatgttttttcatcagaactcagagcgtgtgcagaatttcatcctaatcgaagaccgggaagtgggacAAATTAATACTCTAAGATTTTCTTCCGGGCATAGTCGATGtaggcaataagtctgcaaagttgaagtgggACAGGCCGGGTCACATCTACAGAATGCACCCGGGTAGGTGGGCAAACATCACCACAAAGTGAATCCCTGATGATGAAAGGTGACTAAGAGgaagaccaaggaaacgctggagagaagaccTAGACAACTTCCACAAGGATTGGCTACAAATGGCGACCGATAGGGAAAGATGGAAGGctgtgggggaggcctttgcccagcagtgggacaactcaggctaaataaaaaattatacctaataataaatgtatattttgtaaaaggCACGAGTAAACACAGTAGCCAGCACATCAACTACTTACTAGGAACTATAAGGTTCAGTACTGATTGGGAAAATTTTAGAGTTCAGTTGTTTACAGCTTGGAGTAGCTTGAAGTAGCTGGCGTCTGTACATCTACCCAAAGCatcttgttaaaaaaaacttcatatgGTTTAAagcacaaaatataaaaaaaaaatatgttaaacttACATGTTTAAGATCATGGTTGTGTCAGGAATTTCCTGCAACTGGGGTAACCATTTGAAGAAAGAACCGGTCAGCCATCCAATGCACTTATAAGAGAAAAAACTTGTGGGTAATGCATTTACATACCTGATAATAACAATGGCATaccatacctacatttttattatatggcTATAGGGTCTAGGTCCACCACAGTAAGGTGAAAAGCGGAAAACAATTACAATTTTCTctattagttattatttttttcagtgtttcgTGCAACAAATGGACgaaaatttcataaattatattttagcttactttaaaacatacctacctagcATTTTTATCATTACCTTTAAATACAGTAATAGGTAGGAAATGCCTTTATGTGCGTAGCTCGCTGCTGTGTGTGCCGCGCCTAAGTGGGCAGAGAGCATAATATCTATGTAAAGAAATCCCTATTACATATTGATTGTTTGCAAACGTAAATAGAATCAACGATGCTAATAAATCGTTAACAATTTTTAACACACGTATAACCTTCCCCGCACTAAACGGTTCGATGGTGTATAATTTATGTAAGCTTCGCTTCGTAGATGAGTTTTGGTAACAGCGAATTAAAGGAGATATGTATATCAACATTATTATAtgaattttatgtaggtatgtgtgatACACCTACACACCCACTAGGTTTTATCTATCAATATATTACCTTTATAGATAGAACTTATATTTTGTACTTACGCAAATCCAATTagacataattaggtaggtattctgATTAGATTACAAGTCACGTTGAGTGACATATcaagaaaatgatgatgatatcgtGTAATAGGTACCTAGGCATTGTCTTCTCGGAAAGGAGAAGCCCTTTTATGAGATTCTGTCAGTCCCTAAAACAAAGACAAGACGAGGATAAGCTAGGTTTTATTTTCTGATGAgggtagaaaaatattaattatttccgattattatttatgattattgtgTGATTAGGTTTTAGCCGGTCGTCACCGTGACGACCGGCTAAAACCTAATCACACAAACACAACTAATTAGGACCTACCAAAATAGAAGTAGCAAAATGTAAAGCAGCCTAAAAGAACCCTAATTTGTATTGAGCGCTCGGCAGTCATTTCCACTAGGACTCTGAACATTTCCAACGCTCAATCAAATAGGATCCTTCCTTCTTTCTGGTGCTGAACTGTTTACCAAGTAGGTCCATACTCACTTTTTTTACACAGTGTGTAGTATTGCTTGATGGTTGACACAATTAAAGTGGGTGAGCCTATTTTTATTCCACAGCAAATTATGGTACTGTATCATTCAAGCTGCCGCAGCAGTGTCGGGAAAGCCTTTTCGATGCCATGGCATCATTTTGAAATTTTTCGTCATGCTGTCGtattcttaagaaataagtttGATTTTCCTTCGGCAAACAAATAATGACCTTCTGTCCACCAATCGGATAGTGGTTTTCATGAGACCAAAAAGGCATTGGAATTTTACAGTGGCTTATTTCAGGTATTTTCTTGTAGTACCTATTTTGCCTGCTTTTTGAGTAGGGGCAATTGTTGTTCTTAGCTATATAGCCTAAAGTGGCCTAGGTACGTCCAAGTAGTAATAAATAGGTCTGCCTGAGTCCAAATGCAAGAAGCCTTAAATGTCTGCATCAAAAGTTTCACTGATtcatttcatgaaaaaaatgacATATTTAGCAGCCTGAGAAACAAAAGGCTTAAGTAGAATAATGTACTCTTGCgacttaaaatacatacaaattgaaaCTAAATTAGTTAAAATTTATCGGAAATAAAACGTCCAGTTTTGGAATACGTACTTTAATACAGATTTCTACTTACGCCCTCATTTCATTCATAAGTGCAATGCTCAAAATGAAATTTCCACCACAAATCAGGTTATAAAATCGGTTAATGTTTTGGGGTTCGATAGCTTCAGACGTTAATATCGTCCAAGCACGATATTTTGCTACCAAAATCAAATTACTAGTGTTTACATTAAAACTCGCAAACCAATGAACCGACTTTAATGAGTTGTTATAAATTGAATAATGTACATAATGCAACAAATGACTCTATATAGTATGAATTGAGTATTAAAAGATAAGGAAGATCCATTTCTCAAAACTCTTGTTATTGCATGGTAAAGTTATTCAGTCAATAAAATCTTACTTGCTAGATTATTAAAATAGGGGTGAAGggaagaaaaaaacaacaaaatataaaaaaacaacatgcAAATCGGTTATGTTGCTTTTTACTATCAATTTTTGGATGTATGTGTACAAGTATGAATTCGAGGAAAATAAAGGAATATGTAATGTTTCATAATATATACTCTACATCGCAGTACTCGTTACGAACAAACATTACTTAAGTTATTTTCGATATAGTACTTCTACTCAATTATATTTGTTCGATTGCTCTTCATTCGCATAAGATATCGTGAGAGCATGACTTACATGtcacaaaagaaaagaaaatattatctaTAGAAATCcaatcgatttaaataaaataatctagcTAAGAAACACCATTCGTTCTTTGCAAAATATTAGCAAATACTGCGTAACATTCTAACTGTACAGACACGTAAACATAATGAACATATCAAGGAAACATCGTCGGCGTCCatatgatatttattataaggTCTCGCTTACAGATGCATAGAAACGAACAATATTCTCACTGCGTATAGTAAAATCGGTGAAAAAGTCGCGATAAAAACCTAAAATCCACATACTGaaagtctaaaaatatattataataaatttgaaATGTCTATACATAGATGAGTGTTCACTACGCGCTTATAACGAGCGTCGAGCGCGCGTCCATTacgttataatattaaatacgaTGAAACGAACCGGCGGCTCCGTCCGTACACACGGCGTCGTCGAATCGCAGATACGTCGCTACTCGTAACCGTACCGAAGGGACTAGACACATAATCCAAGAGTACCGGTCGCTCGTCTACGAGCGATAACGCGACTACTGCGTTACATAAAGTTCGTATCGAAAGTAAAATTACATGTAATGtatatatactatatatataAATGGAGCGCGGCGGCTCAGACGAAGACTTTGGCGAGTCCGTCGGCGCCGGCGCTGGCGATGTACGGCCGGAGCGGATGGAAGGCCACGTCCAGGATGCTCTCGTCGAACTTCTTGCGGTGCGCCGTGATCTCCTGCACGCAGGTCTTGGTGTCCAGGTTCCACAGGCGCACGGAGCAGTCGTGCGAGCCCGACAGCAGGAACAGCCCGTTGGGGTCCAGCGCCAGCCCCGTGACGGCGTCCAGGTGCGCCACCATGGCGTGGGCGCAGCGCCCCGACACGCCGTCCCAGAAGCGGATGTGCCGGTCCTCGTGCGCCGTCACCAGCAGCGGCAGCGTCGGGTGCGAGCGCACGCGGTGTGCCGGGCTGTCGCACGACACGCGCAGCACCACCTGCAGGACATAATCACATTAACACGTGCTCACCGACCACTCTATACGAGTTTAAATGAGTATAAAGAACTTTATAACCATAATCCATCGAATCGAATTATGTAGAATAGTAGCTGTTTTCCGAGATTTCAAGTCTCGTGGAAATTACTTCCCGCATCATTCTTatgtgaaagagtaacaaagcTCTACATATAATCCATCTTCATAATACTAGCATCAATGTGCATAATTAGGACATAGCAAAAAGAAGACAATTGTACACGTAAAGGACTTTTAAAAAAACGAATAATTACCTGTCCAGTTTCAAGGTCATAGAGGAGCAGTGTACCATCGCGGTACACGACGGCGGCGCGCGAGGCGGCGTCGGCGaagtcggcggcggcgggcgcgggcgcggcgggcgacTCGTCCGCGCGGAGCGTGGCCAGCAGCGGCCGCGCGGCCCGCGGCGCCCACAGCCGCACCGTGCCGTCCGCCGACGACGACAGCAGCCGCCCGTGCGCGCTCGACAGCGACCACACCGCGTCCGTGTGCTCGCGGAGCACCGCGCCCTGGGgaattatacatattaataatattcttatGCCATTATTTCTAAAGGTCCTCCACTGCTGGAGGATAGCTATCAGTTCAGCTATTAAGGAAAAGTCTAAGTCTTTAACATTAGTAATGACACTATAAATTGTTCAGTAGCCAGGATCTCCTCCAGAGAGTGTCTTGCTGAAAAAATCCCACCAATATACCTTGGACAATTCGCGGTAACTACttcaaacaatcctgcagccccatCACACCATTTCAACCTGTTATCGCAACACACTATAAACCTCATATGATCATCAAGAATAAACTCTAGTACCTGAACAGCAGGGTCGTATGGGTCGTAAGGGTCGGCAGTGGGAGGTGGGAGGTTCCAGACGCGGATAGTTCCATCCAAGCCACCGGAGAAGCATTCTTCGGATCTTGGCGCGCCCATAGCCAGGCAAAGCACTGGCGCCGTGTGAGCGCGGAACGTATAAAGAGGTTCCACATCCAATCCCGCAGACTTCTTGGCGGGGACCGTACGTTGCAAGTTCCACAATTTGAGGGTGTGGTCTTCGGACGCCGTCACAAGCGCCGCCTCGGTGGGGTGGAACGCGAGGGCTCGCACCTGAAATTGTTTTGAGATGAAATTAGCATTTTAGCATTCATGATTTCGATAAGTCTAGCAgaagtaaatgtttatttcacttaaaaatacataaaaataagacgACCATTAGCAAAAATTGAGACATATTTCTTTCTTAGAACATAAACTAACTATAACGAACTATATTTGGACCAATTAGTTATTTATGTTACGCAAAATAATAAGATGCTTACTCCATCGAAGTGCGAACGCAGAGTATACTTGGCGTTCCAAGTCTTGCGGAAAGACTCCTTGTTAGCGCTAGCCACGTCGTAAGCTTCGGGTTCGTTGCTGACGGTGAGCTGGGCGAGCTCGCCCAGTGCCAGCGGCTCTTCGTCGGCCTCGCCCGCGCCCGCCCCGGCGCCCGCACCTACGGTACTGCCGGCGGTTGCGGCACTGCCTGTCAAATCAGAAAATTACATTTTAGGAAGAGAACAATCTGATTTTTTTGGACCATTGTgtactagaagccgaccccgacatattATGTAGCTGAGAAAagactcggaagatgatgatttcatTGTGATGATTCATTTGTACATAGTTGACAGTCTTTACAAGTAATCAGAAGACATAATATCTTAAACAATCTTAGCAAGGGCTATCGTGTTTCCCAAGTAACTAGGTTAAGGTCAAATTAGCAGTTGCTGAACACTATCAGCTGCATAGATTAGACTAGATGcagacccaaacatagttgggcaaaagaATTGGGAGAACAAACGAAACACTCAAGACATATTTTTGTGGGTTGCTGAAAATCTTCCCAAGTGGAGATCCTAACGCAAGCCTTTGTCCAGCAATGTCTTGCGGGTAAAACGATGAAATTTGATGATCTAATAAACTTACCAACGGGATACTCGTCGCCTTGTCCGCCGCCGTCAGCCTCTCTCTCGGTCAGCAAGTTGAGCTCGTTCAACACCTCCTCAGCTTCGTGGTCAACTTCTTCGCCTttacggtacaaacaaacagaaatatttagttttcGAGTATCTTACGCATAAAAAAGATCTTTTAttcttaaagttaaaatttgaaataaaataacgaattttgatttcatgttcaATGAAAACCTAATTTATTGAAGCTTAAAATTCCGCCTgtcattatgaataaataatgggtgaatgaataattatattattattactaaacaaTATTTCCGCTTTAATGAAACAGGAAAACTGCATTTCAAGCCTGAGCAATTACCAATAgttaaaaattgattttcaattcaAACTGATAAGTATGACAAATAAAAAGTGatttaaaagagtgtctatggagttttttgctggttcttctccataaaacTGAGTCTTTACAACCCTGCAACTAGatgtttcgaaagagctttcatagacctatttgaaatatattttttttacttcgaCTTTGATTGAATAAATGCCAGGTATCTTGTTAATTTCCTTGAAAGATTACCTTGTTTTCCAGGAGGGTGGTGTGATTGCTTAGCGTCCAAATCATCAATCTCGTCCATGTCCATCTCCTGGTTGGTCAGGAACTCGAAGTTGGCGAAAACAGCAGCTGTCTCCTGGACCGAGAGCCCCTCCTCGTTGTAACCGCCGCCGGCGGACACGCCACTCTTACGCGGCTCTTTTCCTGTATCAGTGTTAGAAAAATATCATAGAAAACATCTGTGTGCAAGGAACTAGACAGAATCATTCTCTACTTCTTGTGAACAAAGCTAACTAAACTAAAACCTATACTATAACACAATTTAAGGTGGtatcaaaaacatattaatattatttgaatctGACCTTCTTTTACAGTTTGTTTTAACAACTGCCAATAACGTTACAAAAGACAAttatatacaatttaatatttatacataccaTAATCGTATTTGCGAACCATATGGTTCATAGAGTAATCACATCTATCATGTTGTTGCTTGTCATAATTTCTGTAGTTTGGGTTTTCCACTTCCTCGTTGTTCAGGCCGAGCAAAGCTCGAACTCTGTTTGAGCGAACATCCAGTATGGTGTCTGTGTAGCCTATTTCCTGTTTAGTAAACGAATAGTAGTCATTTATATGGGTTTATGGATCTTAAGTAATGGAGGTATGTGTTTTCTTAAGtaatgtaggtattacaaaTAGGTCTAAAACATAACTGTAGTGTGAGATTGATTTTATGTGAGTCACATGATAGGAGAAATCTGATGATAGCTTAGTCATAGTCCTGATAATatcctacaaatattataaatgtgaaagtttgtaaggTGGTGTggtgaaacatattttatgttttcctGATATTTAGCAATATAATAGCTCTATGATAATGGCATCTAAGCTACTTTTACTGTTAGTTACCTCAGGAATCAGaagaaaccactggcagaagctactATTAGATTAAATTACACCACATAACTGAACCACAATGCTACCTAGAGCTAAcatcattttacaaaaatatacaaagcaCTGATCAGTAATTATAAACATACGATTTCTCCTAAAGACTGCCCAAATGAAAATACTTCATAATTAAGGGTTTTTCAAATACCCTCTGTTATGGTATCAACATGAAAGAACCAATTACAAAAAACCTtacatgataaaaaaatataaaatatgtagtagcaaaataaatatgtaatatcaGAGTGGTTATCTGTTTTGCAAAATTATCCTAATCCAGTAATAAATACAGTAAGAACTCATTAACATTCCAAGATACGAAAAAGGGTATCCAGCACCTGCCAAACATAGCAGTTTTGGTAAAATAATGTGCACCTTACCATTTCCGTTGAAGACAACTTTTAACATGATTATAAACCAAAAATTATGATGAAATGATTTCTTCCTTAACTTTACATAAAAGCTTATCCAGGACAGCATTTTGAAACAACCAACACAGATATGTAAAATGGTTTCGAGAACAAATAGCATAACTGAAGAATATGGAAGTAAAATATGCTGCGCCGACTCTAAAGACAATTGGTGTTaagcaggaggatgatgatgaaataacaTACCTGCAGGTACTGTTTGATGAGCTGCCGGCCTTGCTTCCACTGCGCGCGCTCGGCCGGCTCGGGCTCCGCGGGCTCCTCGGGCGGCGGGCGCACATCGCCCTGCTGCAACTCAACGCCATACTTGAGCTTATGAAACTTCGCTCTCTCCTGCTTAAGTGCATATTCCAGCATCTTAATCCGCCTTACAAGGTCGTTTTTCAGATTTTCTTGGCCCTTCCTCTCACCCTGGAGGAAGGCAATCCGCGCCTGTATA
This genomic window from Helicoverpa armigera isolate CAAS_96S chromosome 13, ASM3070526v1, whole genome shotgun sequence contains:
- the LOC110370675 gene encoding striatin-3 isoform X2, which codes for MKIPTAMDDSSVSHHNGGQVGSQIGVSVNNKQNDEPSQSIQYSIPGILHFIQHEWARFELERSQWEVDRAEFEARIAFLQGERKGQENLKNDLVRRIKMLEYALKQERAKFHKLKYGVELQQGDVRPPPEEPAEPEPAERAQWKQGRQLIKQYLQEIGYTDTILDVRSNRVRALLGLNNEEVENPNYRNYDKQQHDRCDYSMNHMVRKYDYGKEPRKSGVSAGGGYNEEGLSVQETAAVFANFEFLTNQEMDMDEIDDLDAKQSHHPPGKQGEEVDHEAEEVLNELNLLTEREADGGGQGDEYPVGSAATAGSTVGAGAGAGAGEADEEPLALGELAQLTVSNEPEAYDVASANKESFRKTWNAKYTLRSHFDGVRALAFHPTEAALVTASEDHTLKLWNLQRTVPAKKSAGLDVEPLYTFRAHTAPVLCLAMGAPRSEECFSGGLDGTIRVWNLPPPTADPYDPYDPAVQGAVLREHTDAVWSLSSAHGRLLSSSADGTVRLWAPRAARPLLATLRADESPAAPAPAAADFADAASRAAVVYRDGTLLLYDLETGQVVLRVSCDSPAHRVRSHPTLPLLVTAHEDRHIRFWDGVSGRCAHAMVAHLDAVTGLALDPNGLFLLSGSHDCSVRLWNLDTKTCVQEITAHRKKFDESILDVAFHPLRPYIASAGADGLAKVFV
- the LOC110370675 gene encoding striatin-3 isoform X1; amino-acid sequence: MKIPTAMDDSSVSHHNGGQVGSQIGVSVNNKQNDEPSQSIQYSIPGILHFIQHEWARFELERSQWEVDRAEFEARIAFLQGERKGQENLKNDLVRRIKMLEYALKQERAKFHKLKYGVELQQGDVRPPPEEPAEPEPAERAQWKQGRQLIKQYLQEIGYTDTILDVRSNRVRALLGLNNEEVENPNYRNYDKQQHDRCDYSMNHMVRKYDYDTGKEPRKSGVSAGGGYNEEGLSVQETAAVFANFEFLTNQEMDMDEIDDLDAKQSHHPPGKQGEEVDHEAEEVLNELNLLTEREADGGGQGDEYPVGSAATAGSTVGAGAGAGAGEADEEPLALGELAQLTVSNEPEAYDVASANKESFRKTWNAKYTLRSHFDGVRALAFHPTEAALVTASEDHTLKLWNLQRTVPAKKSAGLDVEPLYTFRAHTAPVLCLAMGAPRSEECFSGGLDGTIRVWNLPPPTADPYDPYDPAVQGAVLREHTDAVWSLSSAHGRLLSSSADGTVRLWAPRAARPLLATLRADESPAAPAPAAADFADAASRAAVVYRDGTLLLYDLETGQVVLRVSCDSPAHRVRSHPTLPLLVTAHEDRHIRFWDGVSGRCAHAMVAHLDAVTGLALDPNGLFLLSGSHDCSVRLWNLDTKTCVQEITAHRKKFDESILDVAFHPLRPYIASAGADGLAKVFV